The Streptomyces sp. DH-12 genome has a window encoding:
- a CDS encoding glycosyltransferase family 2 protein, whose protein sequence is MSVHSHSAARQDPAAAPEFPRHVVTAVLVSHDGARWLPDALAGLLGQERPVQFAMAADTGSADDSARLVTEALGDDRVLHLARRTGFGQAVEECHRGAPHLTPDDLPYLKRPSGWDPVTRSWRDDAYDLPELPYGEPVEWLWLLHDDCAPEPDALAELLRVVENEHELGREDVAVVGPKLRGWYDRKQLLEVGVSIANSGRRWTGLDRREQDQGQHDHVRPVLSVSTAGMLVRRDLFEQLGGFDRHLPLMRDDVDLCWRLNAAGYRVLVAPEAVVRHAEAASRERRTVDCVGRTAASPHKVDKAGAVHTLLVNTRTAALPWVLLRVVLGTLLRTFAYLVGKAPGQAVDEIRGLMGVLLRPERILAGRRDRGSPRVDKGELRPLFPPPGATVRVTVEQVAGNLVGRSDPEAVSGAGRHGSALESGPTGDDADFIEVEQFARLKRVARRPGPVLFLTLLLVSLVACRQLLGGGALAGGALLPAPAAAGDLWARYTDAWHAVGAGGTGTAPPYLAIVAALATLLLGSTGLAVTVLLVCSVPLAGFTAYFASRPLVESRLLRAWAAVAYALLPAVTGALASGRIGTAVLAVLLPLLARAGIAASGLTAPDGRGSWRATWAYALLLTVTTAFTPIVWPMALVLGVGVLALRRSDLTAYGPRFLAQLGSPLLVLAPWSLSLLPSGFFQEAGLPYGPSAASALDLLGASPGGPGTTGGLLLIGLVLAALAALLRSERRTAILTAWTAALVGLVLAVLSNSSAWAGPATLVYGIALLAAGTLGADGARSRVAEQSFGWRQPVAVLIALACAVGPLVLAANWMIRGAGGPVERRDPVQVPAFVAEESATRDQARTLVLDTDSADRVDYVLVRGSGARMGDAEIAAQDGENELLDQVVANLVAGSGADQADQLGGFAVRYVLVHQGAPREVTRVLDATPGLSRLSQQAGGALWRVDRQVARATVVPAEGKGGEPEPVAAGPVEIHTEIEDGAEGRVLRLADSAAEGWRATLDGKPLTPTTVDGWAQGFELPASGGALDVTYDEPFTHTLWMWAQGLLAVVLVVMALPGRRRDVDDDLPEEAPVPAEAEAGEGRRARRLRAQAEAEAAAAAAHAPDGGAPDGTDAAGADPAGADAEADAPAPPEHPPAPVPHQAGHGDWDQGQYRDTGYDENAYAAAPYQQYPADGYGGRQYPAGGYPPQDGAYDPYGYGAPQQGYDQAYPQGYDQTTYTQGYDTPYDPHGTGNERPDGSQQ, encoded by the coding sequence ATGTCCGTGCACAGCCACTCGGCAGCCCGTCAGGATCCCGCTGCCGCACCTGAGTTCCCGCGTCACGTGGTGACCGCGGTCCTCGTCTCCCACGACGGCGCCCGCTGGCTGCCGGACGCGCTCGCCGGCCTGCTCGGCCAGGAGCGCCCCGTCCAGTTCGCCATGGCCGCCGACACCGGCAGCGCGGACGACTCCGCCCGGCTGGTCACCGAGGCCCTCGGCGACGACCGCGTCCTGCACCTCGCCCGGCGCACCGGCTTCGGCCAGGCGGTCGAGGAGTGCCACCGCGGCGCCCCGCACCTCACCCCGGACGACCTGCCCTACCTGAAGCGGCCGAGCGGCTGGGACCCGGTCACCCGAAGCTGGCGCGACGACGCCTACGACCTTCCCGAACTGCCGTACGGCGAGCCGGTCGAGTGGCTGTGGCTGCTGCACGACGACTGCGCCCCCGAGCCCGACGCGCTGGCCGAGCTGCTGCGCGTCGTGGAGAACGAGCACGAGCTCGGCCGTGAGGACGTCGCCGTCGTCGGCCCCAAGCTCCGCGGCTGGTACGACCGCAAGCAACTGCTGGAGGTCGGTGTCTCCATCGCCAACTCCGGCCGCCGCTGGACCGGCCTGGACCGCCGCGAGCAGGACCAGGGCCAGCACGACCACGTCCGGCCCGTGCTGAGCGTGTCCACCGCGGGCATGCTCGTCCGCCGCGACCTCTTCGAGCAGCTCGGCGGGTTCGACCGGCATCTGCCCCTCATGCGCGACGACGTCGACCTGTGCTGGCGGCTCAACGCGGCCGGCTACCGGGTCCTCGTCGCGCCCGAGGCGGTCGTCCGGCACGCCGAGGCGGCCTCCCGCGAGCGCCGCACCGTCGACTGCGTGGGCCGCACCGCCGCCTCCCCGCACAAGGTGGACAAGGCCGGCGCCGTCCACACCCTCCTCGTCAACACCCGCACCGCGGCCCTGCCCTGGGTGCTCCTGCGGGTCGTCCTCGGCACGCTGCTGCGCACCTTCGCCTACCTGGTCGGCAAGGCCCCCGGACAGGCCGTCGACGAGATCCGCGGTCTCATGGGCGTCCTGCTGCGCCCCGAGCGCATCCTCGCCGGACGCCGCGACCGCGGCAGTCCCCGGGTCGACAAGGGCGAGCTGCGGCCGCTGTTCCCGCCGCCCGGTGCGACCGTCCGCGTCACCGTGGAGCAGGTCGCGGGCAACCTCGTCGGCCGCTCCGACCCCGAGGCCGTCTCCGGCGCCGGACGGCACGGCAGCGCCCTGGAGTCCGGACCCACCGGCGACGACGCCGACTTCATCGAGGTCGAGCAGTTCGCCCGCCTCAAGCGCGTCGCCCGCCGTCCGGGACCGGTGCTCTTCCTGACGCTGCTGCTGGTCTCGCTGGTGGCGTGCCGTCAGCTCCTCGGCGGCGGCGCACTGGCCGGGGGCGCCCTGCTGCCCGCGCCCGCCGCCGCGGGCGACCTGTGGGCCCGCTACACCGACGCCTGGCACGCGGTCGGCGCCGGCGGCACCGGCACCGCACCGCCCTACCTGGCGATCGTCGCGGCGCTCGCGACCCTGCTGCTCGGCTCCACCGGCCTCGCCGTCACCGTCCTGCTGGTCTGCTCGGTGCCGCTGGCCGGCTTCACCGCGTACTTCGCCTCCCGCCCGCTGGTCGAGTCCCGGCTGCTGCGCGCGTGGGCGGCCGTCGCCTACGCCCTGCTGCCCGCCGTCACCGGCGCCCTGGCCTCGGGCCGTATCGGCACGGCCGTGCTCGCCGTGCTGCTGCCCCTCCTCGCCCGCGCCGGCATCGCCGCGAGCGGCCTCACCGCCCCGGACGGCCGCGGCAGCTGGCGCGCCACCTGGGCGTACGCGCTGCTGCTCACCGTCACCACCGCCTTCACCCCGATCGTGTGGCCGATGGCGCTGGTCCTCGGCGTCGGCGTGCTGGCCCTGCGCCGGTCCGACCTCACGGCGTACGGCCCGCGCTTCCTGGCGCAGCTCGGCAGCCCGCTGCTGGTGCTCGCCCCCTGGTCGCTGTCCCTGCTGCCGTCCGGCTTCTTCCAGGAGGCCGGGCTGCCGTACGGGCCGTCGGCCGCCTCCGCGCTCGACCTGCTCGGCGCGAGCCCCGGCGGTCCCGGCACGACCGGAGGACTGCTGCTGATCGGCCTGGTCCTCGCCGCGCTGGCCGCCCTGCTGCGCTCCGAGCGCCGCACGGCCATCCTCACCGCGTGGACGGCCGCCCTGGTGGGCCTGGTCCTCGCGGTCCTCTCCAACAGCTCCGCCTGGGCGGGACCCGCCACCCTCGTCTACGGCATCGCCCTCCTGGCCGCCGGCACGCTGGGCGCCGACGGGGCCCGCTCGCGGGTCGCCGAGCAGAGCTTCGGCTGGCGCCAGCCGGTCGCCGTGCTGATCGCCCTCGCCTGCGCCGTCGGCCCGCTGGTCCTCGCCGCCAACTGGATGATCCGCGGCGCCGGCGGACCCGTCGAGCGGCGCGACCCGGTGCAGGTGCCGGCGTTCGTCGCCGAGGAGAGCGCCACCCGCGACCAGGCCCGCACCCTGGTCCTCGACACCGACTCCGCCGACCGCGTCGACTACGTCCTGGTGCGCGGATCCGGGGCCCGCATGGGCGACGCGGAGATCGCCGCCCAGGACGGCGAGAACGAACTGCTCGACCAGGTCGTCGCCAACCTCGTCGCCGGCTCCGGCGCCGACCAGGCCGATCAGCTCGGCGGCTTCGCCGTCCGCTACGTCCTGGTGCACCAGGGCGCCCCGCGCGAGGTCACCCGGGTGCTGGACGCCACGCCCGGCCTGAGCCGGCTCAGCCAGCAGGCGGGCGGCGCGCTGTGGCGGGTGGACCGCCAGGTCGCCCGCGCGACCGTCGTGCCCGCCGAGGGCAAGGGCGGCGAGCCGGAGCCCGTGGCCGCGGGACCGGTCGAGATCCACACCGAGATCGAGGACGGCGCGGAGGGCCGCGTCCTGCGCCTGGCCGACTCCGCCGCGGAGGGCTGGAGAGCCACCCTCGACGGCAAGCCGCTCACCCCCACCACGGTCGACGGCTGGGCCCAGGGCTTCGAACTGCCCGCGTCCGGCGGCGCCCTGGACGTCACCTACGACGAGCCGTTCACCCACACCCTGTGGATGTGGGCGCAGGGTCTGCTCGCCGTGGTCCTGGTCGTCATGGCGCTGCCCGGCCGCCGCCGCGACGTCGACGACGACCTGCCGGAGGAGGCGCCCGTCCCGGCCGAGGCGGAGGCCGGCGAGGGCCGCCGCGCCCGCCGGCTGCGCGCCCAGGCCGAGGCGGAGGCCGCCGCGGCGGCCGCCCACGCCCCGGACGGCGGCGCCCCGGACGGCACGGACGCGGCCGGTGCCGACCCGGCCGGTGCGGACGCGGAGGCAGACGCGCCCGCCCCGCCGGAGCACCCCCCGGCGCCCGTCCCGCACCAGGCCGGCCACGGCGACTGGGACCAGGGGCAGTACCGGGACACCGGCTACGACGAGAACGCCTACGCGGCCGCCCCGTACCAGCAGTACCCGGCCGACGGCTACGGCGGCCGGCAGTACCCGGCGGGCGGCTACCCGCCGCAGGACGGCGCGTACGACCCGTACGGCTACGGCGCCCCGCAGCAGGGTTACGACCAGGCGTACCCCCAGGGCTACGACCAGACGACCTACACGCAGGGCTACGACACTCCGTACGACCCCCACGGCACGGGCAACGAGCGTCCCGACGGGAGCCAGCAGTGA
- a CDS encoding DUF5719 family protein, which yields MNRTTLSLIAGATALAAVTGFAAVSTPDTGPAEQRTGAATLPVERTGLLCPQPSASDLAETTYTSFTPVTEGADDKGTAVLRAAARQSAPDEDDNSEDEKAAEDGESGESGESGDKEEKDEKGEKGAEKDSGAGKPVLQLREPGKPVAAEADGADAPALVGIAEGRFASGWTAQQTTEVTAGTGRGLQGVACSTADTQFWFPGASTDDSRTDYLHLTNPDDAAAVVDIELYGKDGELETTVGEGITVKPRSAEPVLLSTLTAEKQTDVTVHVVVRSGRVGAAVQALDDELGGDWLSASADPSGSLVLPGIPKDATAVRLVAFTPGDADVDLKVQLASPSGLITPAGNETLHVKGGMTAAFDLGDLTRGEAGSLVLTAPDRSVPVVAAVRVLRGKEGKQESAFIPAARPVETRATVLDNTAEGTTLSVTAPEGDAEIRVTASAGTKGGTPRTKTYSIKRGTTQDVDAPVPTGLKGSYALTVELRTGGPVHASRTLAATEGGVPFFTVQPLPDDRGMVAVPDVGEDLSVLQR from the coding sequence GTGAACCGCACCACCCTGTCCCTGATCGCGGGCGCCACCGCGCTCGCCGCCGTCACCGGCTTCGCCGCGGTCTCGACGCCGGACACCGGGCCCGCCGAGCAGCGGACCGGGGCGGCAACCCTCCCCGTGGAGCGCACCGGGCTGCTGTGCCCGCAGCCCAGCGCCTCCGACCTGGCCGAGACGACGTACACCTCGTTCACCCCGGTCACGGAGGGCGCGGACGACAAGGGCACGGCCGTGCTCCGGGCGGCCGCGCGGCAGTCGGCCCCGGACGAGGACGACAACAGCGAGGACGAGAAGGCCGCCGAGGACGGCGAGTCCGGCGAGTCCGGCGAGTCCGGTGACAAGGAAGAGAAGGACGAGAAGGGCGAGAAGGGCGCGGAGAAGGACAGCGGGGCCGGCAAGCCCGTCCTCCAGCTCCGGGAGCCCGGCAAGCCGGTGGCCGCCGAGGCCGACGGGGCCGACGCCCCCGCCCTCGTCGGCATCGCCGAGGGCCGCTTCGCGTCCGGCTGGACCGCGCAGCAGACCACCGAGGTCACCGCGGGCACCGGCCGCGGGCTCCAGGGCGTCGCCTGCTCCACCGCCGACACGCAGTTCTGGTTCCCCGGCGCCAGCACCGACGACAGCCGCACCGACTACCTCCACCTGACCAACCCGGACGACGCCGCGGCCGTGGTGGACATCGAGCTCTACGGCAAGGACGGCGAGCTCGAGACCACCGTGGGGGAGGGCATCACGGTCAAGCCGCGCTCCGCCGAGCCGGTGCTGCTGTCCACGCTCACCGCCGAGAAGCAGACCGACGTCACCGTGCACGTGGTGGTGCGCAGCGGCAGGGTCGGCGCGGCCGTGCAGGCGCTGGACGACGAGCTGGGCGGCGACTGGCTGTCCGCGTCGGCCGACCCGTCGGGCAGCCTGGTCCTGCCCGGCATCCCGAAGGACGCCACCGCCGTGCGCCTGGTCGCGTTCACGCCCGGGGACGCCGACGTCGACCTGAAGGTGCAGCTGGCCTCCCCGTCCGGCCTGATCACCCCGGCCGGCAACGAGACGCTGCACGTCAAGGGCGGCATGACCGCGGCCTTCGACCTGGGCGACCTCACGCGCGGCGAGGCGGGCTCCCTGGTGCTGACCGCTCCGGACCGCTCCGTGCCGGTGGTGGCGGCCGTGCGGGTGCTGCGCGGCAAGGAGGGCAAGCAGGAGTCGGCGTTCATCCCGGCGGCCCGGCCGGTGGAGACGCGCGCGACGGTGCTGGACAACACCGCCGAGGGCACCACCCTCTCGGTGACCGCGCCCGAGGGCGACGCCGAGATCCGGGTGACGGCGTCGGCGGGCACCAAGGGCGGCACGCCCCGGACGAAGACGTACAGCATCAAGCGGGGGACGACGCAGGACGTCGATGCGCCCGTGCCGACGGGTCTGAAGGGCAGTTACGCGCTGACGGTCGAGCTGCGGACGGGCGGCCCCGTCCACGCCTCGCGCACCCTTGCCGCGACGGAGGGCGGCGTGCCGTTCTTCACGGTCCAGCCGCTCCCGGACGACCGGGGCATGGTGGCGGTGCCGGACGTCGGCGAGGACCTGTCGGTCCTGCAGCGGTAG
- a CDS encoding metallopeptidase family protein codes for MRGPIAPPQVPLAASRAETFADLVQDSVERLERRWPQLADIDFLVQDVPRLDGAAGSGWNETVPLGGTVTARDGRPARVVIYRRPVEIRSKGRDERAALVHEVVVEQVADLLGLTPETVDPRYGED; via the coding sequence ATGCGCGGCCCGATCGCACCACCCCAGGTGCCGCTGGCCGCCAGCCGCGCGGAGACGTTCGCGGATCTGGTGCAGGACTCGGTGGAGCGGCTGGAGCGGCGCTGGCCGCAGCTCGCCGACATCGATTTCCTGGTGCAGGACGTCCCCCGGCTGGACGGCGCGGCGGGATCCGGCTGGAACGAGACGGTCCCGCTGGGCGGGACGGTGACGGCGCGCGACGGACGCCCCGCGCGCGTGGTGATCTACCGGCGGCCGGTCGAGATCCGCTCCAAGGGCCGCGACGAGCGCGCGGCGCTGGTCCACGAGGTCGTGGTCGAACAGGTCGCCGACCTGCTGGGGCTGACGCCGGAGACGGTCGACCCCCGGTACGGCGAGGACTGA
- a CDS encoding DUF3499 domain-containing protein: MESRRGPLKSAVPSNVVSPVRRCSRTACGRPAVATLTYVYADSTAVLGPLATYAEPHCYDLCAEHSERLTAPRGWEVVRLLDGSAPAQPSGDDLEALANAVREAARPQERAAGAGGGARGADPMEVARRGHLRVLRSPDN; this comes from the coding sequence GTGGAGAGTCGTCGCGGCCCGCTCAAGAGTGCGGTACCGTCCAACGTCGTGAGCCCTGTACGTCGCTGTTCGCGCACCGCCTGCGGCCGTCCCGCCGTCGCGACGCTCACGTACGTCTACGCCGACTCGACCGCGGTCCTCGGCCCGCTCGCCACCTACGCCGAACCCCACTGCTACGACCTGTGCGCCGAGCACTCCGAGCGCCTCACCGCGCCGCGCGGCTGGGAGGTCGTCCGCCTGCTCGACGGGTCCGCCCCGGCGCAGCCCAGCGGGGACGACCTGGAAGCGCTCGCCAACGCCGTGCGTGAGGCGGCCCGCCCCCAGGAGCGGGCGGCCGGAGCCGGCGGCGGCGCGCGCGGCGCCGACCCGATGGAGGTCGCCCGCCGCGGGCACCTGCGGGTTCTGCGCTCCCCGGACAACTGA
- a CDS encoding phosphomannomutase/phosphoglucomutase yields the protein MAADLSQIVKAYDVRGVVPDQWDESLAELFGAAFVRVTAATAVVTGHDMRPSSPGLSAAFARGAAGQGADVTEIGLCSTDQLYYASGALDLPGAMFTASHNPARYNGIKLCRAGAAPVGQDTGLADIRALVEEWSATGAPEPAAAPGTVTRRDTLDDYAAHLRSLVDLTGIRPLKAVVDAGNGMGGHTVPTVLAGLPLTLVPLYFELDGTFPNHEANPLDPANLVDLRKRVREEGADLGLAFDGDADRCFVVDERGEPVSPSAVTALVASRELARNGGKGTVIHNLITSRSVPEVVRENGGTPERTRVGHSFIKAEMARTGAIFGGEHSAHYYFRDFWNADTGMLAALHVLAALGEQQGTLSALVAQYDRYAGSGEINSTVDDQAARLAAIRAAYEGRDGVTLDDLDGLTVSGADWWFNVRPSNTEPLLRLNAEARDEATMIRIRDEALALIRA from the coding sequence GTGGCTGCTGATCTCTCGCAGATCGTGAAGGCGTACGACGTGCGCGGGGTCGTCCCCGACCAGTGGGACGAGTCGCTCGCCGAGCTCTTCGGCGCCGCCTTCGTCCGGGTGACCGCCGCGACCGCCGTCGTCACCGGCCACGACATGCGCCCCTCGTCGCCCGGCCTCTCCGCCGCCTTCGCCCGCGGCGCGGCCGGCCAAGGGGCCGACGTCACCGAGATCGGCCTGTGCTCCACCGACCAGCTCTACTACGCCTCGGGCGCGCTGGACCTGCCGGGCGCGATGTTCACCGCCTCGCACAACCCGGCGCGGTACAACGGCATCAAGCTGTGCCGGGCGGGCGCCGCCCCCGTCGGCCAGGACACCGGCCTCGCCGACATCCGCGCCCTCGTCGAGGAGTGGAGCGCCACGGGCGCCCCGGAACCGGCCGCCGCCCCCGGCACCGTCACCCGCCGCGACACCCTCGACGACTACGCGGCCCACCTGCGCTCGCTCGTCGACCTCACCGGCATCCGCCCGCTGAAGGCCGTCGTCGACGCGGGCAACGGCATGGGCGGCCACACCGTCCCGACCGTCCTCGCCGGACTGCCGCTCACCCTCGTCCCCCTGTACTTCGAGCTCGACGGCACCTTCCCCAACCACGAGGCCAACCCGCTCGACCCGGCCAACCTCGTCGACCTGCGGAAGCGGGTCCGCGAGGAGGGCGCCGACCTCGGCCTCGCCTTCGACGGCGACGCCGACCGCTGCTTCGTCGTCGACGAGCGCGGCGAACCGGTCTCCCCCTCCGCCGTCACCGCCCTGGTCGCCTCCCGCGAACTCGCCCGCAACGGCGGCAAGGGCACCGTCATCCACAACCTGATCACCTCCCGCTCGGTGCCCGAGGTCGTCCGGGAGAACGGCGGCACCCCCGAGCGCACCCGCGTGGGCCACTCCTTCATCAAGGCGGAGATGGCCAGGACCGGCGCCATCTTCGGCGGCGAGCACTCCGCCCACTACTACTTCCGCGACTTCTGGAACGCCGACACCGGCATGCTGGCCGCCCTGCACGTCCTCGCCGCGCTCGGCGAACAGCAGGGCACGCTGTCCGCGCTGGTGGCCCAGTACGACCGCTACGCCGGCTCCGGCGAGATCAACTCCACCGTCGACGACCAGGCCGCCCGCCTCGCCGCGATCCGGGCCGCCTACGAGGGCCGCGACGGCGTCACCCTCGACGACCTGGACGGCCTCACCGTCTCCGGCGCCGACTGGTGGTTCAACGTCCGCCCCAGCAACACCGAACCGCTGCTGCGGCTGAACGCCGAGGCCCGCGACGAGGCCACGATGATCCGGATCCGCGACGAGGCCCTCGCCCTGATCAGGGCGTAG
- a CDS encoding Trm112 family protein, with protein sequence MPLEAGLLEILACPACHSPLEERDTELVCTGQDCGLAYPVRDGIPVLLVDEARRPR encoded by the coding sequence ATGCCTCTCGAAGCCGGCCTCCTGGAGATCCTGGCCTGCCCGGCCTGCCACTCCCCCCTCGAGGAGCGGGACACCGAGCTGGTCTGCACCGGCCAGGACTGCGGGCTCGCCTACCCGGTCCGCGACGGCATCCCCGTCCTCCTCGTCGACGAGGCCCGCCGCCCGCGATAA
- a CDS encoding SIS domain-containing protein, whose protein sequence is MLDESLLDSPEGLAEADHRALLRGAAEAGARVRTAVRHAAEAGVGDLKPDGRPRAVLIAGPGAAATQTADLLGTLAGAGSPVTRLAPTGVAPAAGALRWELPGWAGSVDLLLIATPDGTEPGLSLLCEQAYRRGLTVVAVAPAGTPLAESVAGSHGLFVPMAVAPYDHDEPLAASAPGVLWALLTPLLALLDRTGLLTAPPDALQKVADRLDAVAERCGPAVATYSNAAKTLAAELADALPVVWTEGVSAGPAGRRFAAALAELSGTPAVVAELPEALAAHSALLAGPLAADADPDDFFRDRVEEPPALHARVVLLRDRPLGGLTAAPAARELALTHDTPISELEPEEGGELETLAELIAVTDFAAVYLALASAPR, encoded by the coding sequence ATGCTCGACGAATCGCTGCTCGACTCACCGGAGGGCCTCGCCGAGGCCGACCACCGCGCTCTGCTCCGCGGCGCCGCCGAGGCCGGAGCCCGCGTGCGCACCGCGGTACGGCACGCCGCCGAGGCGGGGGTGGGCGACCTGAAGCCCGACGGCCGCCCCCGTGCCGTGCTCATCGCCGGACCCGGCGCCGCCGCCACCCAGACCGCCGACCTGCTCGGCACCCTGGCCGGCGCCGGCAGCCCGGTCACCCGCCTCGCCCCCACCGGCGTCGCACCCGCCGCGGGAGCCCTGCGCTGGGAACTGCCCGGCTGGGCCGGCTCCGTGGACCTGCTGCTGATCGCCACCCCGGACGGCACCGAGCCGGGCCTGTCCCTGCTCTGCGAGCAGGCGTACCGCCGCGGCCTCACCGTCGTCGCCGTCGCCCCCGCCGGCACCCCGCTCGCCGAGTCCGTCGCCGGCAGCCACGGCCTGTTCGTCCCCATGGCCGTCGCGCCCTACGACCACGACGAACCCCTCGCCGCCTCCGCGCCCGGAGTGCTGTGGGCGCTGCTCACCCCGCTGCTCGCCCTGCTGGACCGCACCGGCCTGCTCACCGCGCCGCCGGACGCCCTGCAGAAGGTCGCCGACCGCCTCGACGCCGTCGCCGAACGCTGCGGACCCGCCGTCGCCACCTACAGCAATGCGGCCAAGACCCTCGCCGCCGAACTCGCCGACGCGCTGCCCGTCGTGTGGACCGAGGGCGTCTCGGCCGGACCGGCCGGCCGGCGGTTCGCCGCCGCGCTCGCCGAACTGTCCGGCACCCCCGCCGTCGTCGCCGAACTGCCCGAGGCCCTCGCCGCGCACAGCGCCCTGCTCGCCGGCCCGCTCGCCGCCGACGCCGACCCGGACGACTTCTTCCGCGACCGCGTGGAGGAGCCGCCCGCCCTGCACGCGCGCGTGGTGCTGCTCCGCGACCGGCCCCTCGGCGGCCTCACCGCCGCCCCCGCCGCCCGCGAACTGGCCCTCACCCACGACACGCCGATCAGCGAGCTGGAACCGGAGGAGGGCGGCGAACTGGAGACCCTCGCGGAACTGATCGCCGTCACCGATTTCGCCGCCGTTTACCTGGCGCTCGCCTCGGCACCCCGATGA
- the manA gene encoding mannose-6-phosphate isomerase, class I — protein MDRLDNTVRPYAWGSTTAIPRLLGTEPTGEPQAEMWMGAHPGAPSRTGRGTLAEVIGADPERELGAAAVARFGPRLPFLLKLLAAGSPLSLQVHPDLAQAQAGYEDEERRGVPVTAPHRTYKDANHKPELICALTEFDGLCGFRHPRHAAELLAGLGVDSLKPYADLLHARPEEAALREVLTAVLTADPDEMARTVAETAAACDRLGGPYAPYAGIAHHYPGDPGVIAAMLLNHVRLQPGEALYLGAGVPHAYLDGLGVEIMANSDNVLRCGLTPKHVDVPELLRIVRFEAADPAVLRPEAGPDGEEVYETPTDEFRLSRYVLAEGAPARDLTRGAPQILLCTAGAVRAGEHDLTPGHSVFVPAGEKAEVSGTGTVFRATVVL, from the coding sequence ATGGACCGCCTCGACAACACCGTCCGCCCCTACGCCTGGGGCTCCACCACCGCCATCCCGCGGCTGCTCGGCACCGAACCGACCGGCGAACCTCAGGCGGAGATGTGGATGGGAGCACACCCCGGCGCGCCCTCGCGCACCGGCCGGGGCACCCTCGCCGAGGTCATCGGCGCCGACCCGGAGCGCGAGCTCGGCGCCGCCGCGGTCGCCAGGTTCGGCCCCCGCCTGCCGTTCCTGCTCAAACTCCTCGCCGCGGGCTCGCCGCTGTCCCTCCAGGTCCACCCCGACCTGGCCCAGGCGCAGGCGGGCTACGAGGACGAGGAGCGCCGCGGCGTCCCCGTCACCGCCCCGCACCGCACCTACAAGGACGCCAACCACAAACCCGAACTGATCTGCGCCCTCACCGAGTTCGACGGCCTGTGCGGCTTCCGCCACCCGCGGCACGCCGCCGAACTCCTCGCCGGCCTCGGCGTGGACTCCCTCAAGCCGTACGCCGACCTGCTGCACGCCCGCCCCGAGGAGGCGGCGCTGCGCGAGGTGCTCACCGCCGTCCTCACCGCCGACCCCGACGAGATGGCCCGCACCGTCGCGGAGACGGCCGCCGCGTGCGACCGCCTCGGCGGCCCCTACGCGCCCTACGCCGGCATCGCCCACCACTACCCGGGCGACCCCGGCGTCATCGCCGCGATGCTCCTCAACCACGTCCGGCTCCAGCCCGGCGAGGCGCTGTACCTCGGCGCGGGCGTCCCGCACGCCTACCTCGACGGCCTCGGCGTCGAGATCATGGCCAACTCCGACAACGTCCTGCGCTGCGGCCTCACCCCCAAGCACGTCGACGTCCCCGAACTGCTGCGCATCGTCCGCTTCGAGGCCGCCGACCCCGCCGTGCTCCGCCCCGAGGCCGGCCCGGACGGCGAGGAGGTCTACGAGACCCCCACCGACGAGTTCCGGCTCTCCCGCTACGTCCTCGCCGAGGGCGCCCCCGCCCGTGACCTCACCCGGGGCGCCCCGCAGATCCTGCTCTGCACCGCCGGCGCCGTCCGGGCCGGCGAGCACGACCTGACGCCCGGACACTCCGTCTTCGTCCCCGCGGGTGAGAAGGCCGAGGTCTCGGGTACCGGAACTGTCTTCCGGGCCACCGTCGTCCTCTGA